Proteins encoded by one window of Streptomyces sp. ALI-76-A:
- a CDS encoding MFS transporter — MRSYRQLFRTPEFTPLFLASSARTVAQTLSGLALGTLVYRTTGSPLLSAVSMFGPSLAQVLGATFLLSGADRLPPRATTTGIALAFAAGTAVLALPGLPVWTIFVVLLLQGLVASLGGGVLWGLLNEILAKEGYLLGRSVFNMMSGLMQVTGYATAGVLLAVLSPRACLLLAAVLYVLAAVAARLGLTRRPPRASGRPSVSATWRTNALLWSSGPRRRLYLALWIPNGLVVGCESLYVSYDPRAAGTLFACAAFGMFLGDVTVGRLVPPALRSRLGVPLLLLLAAPYLFFALGPGVPWAAVVVAVASVGFGASLVQQEQLMTLVPDELAGHALGLHSAGMLTLQGVSAALAGTVAQLTSPAVAMTVLAAASVTVTLALVAAGGRPVSAARAGRRTVDASPRSG, encoded by the coding sequence ATGCGCAGCTACCGACAGCTCTTCCGCACACCGGAGTTCACCCCTCTCTTTCTCGCCTCCTCCGCCAGGACGGTCGCCCAGACGCTGAGCGGGCTGGCGCTCGGCACCCTGGTGTACCGGACGACCGGCTCGCCGCTGCTGTCGGCGGTGAGCATGTTCGGCCCGTCGCTGGCGCAGGTGCTGGGCGCGACCTTCCTCCTCTCCGGCGCCGACCGGCTGCCCCCACGGGCCACGACGACGGGTATCGCGCTCGCCTTCGCGGCCGGTACGGCGGTCCTGGCGCTGCCCGGTCTCCCGGTCTGGACGATCTTCGTGGTCCTCCTCCTCCAGGGCCTCGTCGCCTCGCTGGGCGGGGGAGTGCTCTGGGGCCTGCTGAACGAGATCCTCGCCAAGGAGGGCTATCTGCTGGGGCGTTCGGTGTTCAACATGATGAGCGGGCTCATGCAGGTCACCGGTTACGCGACCGCCGGCGTCCTGCTGGCCGTCCTCTCCCCGCGCGCCTGTCTCCTGCTGGCGGCGGTGCTGTACGTCCTCGCCGCCGTGGCGGCCCGCCTGGGCCTGACCCGCCGCCCGCCCCGCGCCTCGGGTCGGCCCTCGGTGTCGGCGACCTGGCGCACCAACGCCCTGCTGTGGTCCTCGGGTCCCCGCCGCCGTCTCTACCTCGCCCTGTGGATCCCCAACGGCCTGGTCGTCGGCTGTGAATCGCTCTACGTCTCCTACGACCCCCGGGCCGCCGGCACGCTGTTCGCCTGTGCGGCGTTCGGCATGTTCCTCGGTGACGTGACCGTCGGCCGCCTCGTGCCGCCCGCGCTGCGGTCCCGGCTGGGCGTACCGCTGCTCCTGCTGCTGGCCGCGCCCTATCTGTTCTTCGCGCTGGGCCCGGGAGTGCCGTGGGCGGCCGTCGTCGTCGCCGTGGCGTCCGTCGGGTTCGGCGCGAGCCTGGTCCAGCAGGAGCAGCTGATGACCCTCGTCCCGGACGAACTGGCGGGCCACGCGCTGGGCCTGCACTCCGCCGGCATGCTCACCCTCCAGGGGGTGTCCGCCGCGCTGGCCGGCACCGTGGCCCAACTGACGTCACCGGCGGTCGCGATGACGGTCCTGGCCGCCGCGTCGGTCACCGTCACGCTCGCGCTGGTGGCCGCGGGTGGACGGCCCGTGTCCGCCGCCCGTGCCGGGCGGCGGACCGTGGACGCGTCCCCCCGGAGCGGCTGA
- a CDS encoding GPP34 family phosphoprotein produces the protein MGMSRRTLPEELLLLALDPATGTTAQPQSLDLGLAGAQLVELALAGRIAPDGDRIAVVSPRPTGDPTLDCALELLRRRGAPVRAIHWIGGPRLGLRQTYLSHLERCGMVHAVAGQMCGVLPTTRYQASQTEISREIRSRLDSAIRTGVPPDPRTAALAALAHAVGLGKHLYPGNEGRSSRSRLRDLIRHDPMGGLVAHAVMDVQNGVAVQPRRSPAPAGRQVAPGARPAPEPARGVPMQPHRGSMARAVAH, from the coding sequence ATGGGCATGAGCCGCAGAACACTTCCGGAGGAGCTTCTGCTGCTGGCGCTGGACCCGGCCACGGGTACCACCGCACAGCCGCAGTCGCTCGACCTTGGTCTGGCCGGAGCACAGCTAGTGGAGCTGGCGCTGGCCGGACGGATAGCCCCAGACGGGGATCGTATCGCCGTGGTGTCCCCACGGCCGACCGGAGATCCGACACTGGACTGCGCGTTGGAGTTGCTGCGAAGGCGTGGCGCTCCGGTACGTGCTATCCACTGGATTGGCGGGCCGCGTCTCGGGCTGCGCCAGACCTACCTCTCGCATCTGGAGCGGTGCGGCATGGTGCATGCCGTTGCGGGCCAGATGTGCGGAGTGCTGCCGACGACTCGCTACCAGGCGAGTCAGACCGAGATCAGCCGGGAGATCAGATCCCGACTGGACTCCGCGATCCGCACCGGCGTACCGCCGGACCCGCGGACCGCGGCGCTCGCCGCACTGGCGCACGCGGTCGGCCTCGGCAAGCATCTGTACCCGGGCAACGAGGGGCGGTCCTCCCGCTCCCGGCTCAGGGATCTGATCAGGCACGACCCCATGGGCGGCCTCGTGGCGCATGCCGTGATGGACGTTCAGAACGGTGTGGCGGTCCAGCCGCGCCGCAGCCCGGCACCGGCCGGCCGTCAGGTCGCCCCCGGAGCCAGGCCCGCACCGGAACCCGCCCGCGGCGTTCCGATGCAACCGCACCGCGGATCCATGGCGCGTGCCGTGGCCCACTGA
- a CDS encoding DUF5819 family protein, with product MNDGARRNSHRIRRAPSVAASENRREQLIQKDGWAVSSGIDSLDLEEIQQSDSGPATREGPDATVVPHKSPRGTRALNSGLRATAFLCLAVSVVHVMFVFLHVAPANTVSKRYGPLINGWVYPFFEQNWRLFAPDPESVNRKILARTADIGSDGSVRVGPWFDLTAVDVAAVEHQPFPSHTAQNLLRRAWTGYVDTHGGDDKARTERARMMRRYLTNVAADRVAAHRSGTFDFIQLRVVTLPIAPGPVAGERPPTPTETRLLPWWKVTRHGK from the coding sequence GTGAATGACGGCGCGCGGCGGAATTCTCATCGAATCCGTCGCGCGCCGTCGGTGGCAGCCAGCGAAAACAGGCGCGAGCAGCTGATACAGAAAGACGGGTGGGCGGTGTCGAGCGGAATTGACTCACTGGACCTGGAGGAAATCCAGCAGTCCGACTCCGGTCCGGCCACGCGAGAAGGTCCGGACGCCACGGTGGTGCCGCACAAGTCGCCGAGAGGTACCCGTGCGCTGAATTCCGGACTGCGCGCCACCGCGTTCCTGTGCCTGGCGGTGAGTGTCGTCCATGTGATGTTCGTGTTCCTTCACGTGGCACCGGCCAATACCGTCTCCAAGCGATACGGTCCGCTGATCAATGGATGGGTGTACCCCTTCTTCGAACAGAACTGGCGGCTCTTCGCCCCGGACCCCGAATCCGTCAACCGGAAGATCCTGGCGAGAACCGCGGACATCGGATCCGACGGATCGGTCCGGGTGGGGCCCTGGTTCGACCTGACCGCCGTGGACGTCGCCGCGGTCGAACATCAGCCGTTCCCGAGCCACACGGCGCAGAACCTGCTGCGCCGGGCCTGGACCGGCTACGTCGACACGCACGGAGGAGACGACAAGGCGCGCACGGAACGCGCCCGGATGATGCGGAGATACCTGACCAACGTCGCCGCGGACCGCGTAGCCGCCCACAGGAGCGGCACCTTCGACTTCATCCAGCTCCGCGTCGTCACCCTGCCCATCGCGCCCGGCCCCGTCGCGGGCGAACGACCGCCGACGCCGACCGAGACCCGGCTCCTGCCCTGGTGGAAGGTGACCCGCCATGGAAAATGA
- a CDS encoding DUF397 domain-containing protein produces the protein MAILQGATDSWTKSSYSNNNGACVEVKSPTVTALAVRDSKVTEGPTLAFPAQAWTAFVASVKA, from the coding sequence ATGGCAATTCTTCAGGGCGCCACGGACTCGTGGACGAAGTCCTCGTACTCCAACAACAACGGCGCCTGCGTCGAGGTCAAGTCGCCCACCGTCACGGCGCTCGCCGTCCGTGACTCCAAGGTCACCGAGGGGCCGACCCTGGCCTTCCCCGCCCAGGCGTGGACCGCCTTCGTGGCGTCGGTCAAGGCGTAA
- a CDS encoding MSMEG_6728 family protein, with translation MQTFLPYPDFRASALALDQRRLGKQRVEALQVLRGLVVPGYGWRHHPAVRMWTGYEEALVRYGLEVCKVWCEQGHQDSCAATLVADLFAFRPGASVRDQALLADAGRLPSWLGDDAFHRSHRSALVRKDPATYAPLFPGVPDDLPYVWPGPDRTGEPLSEA, from the coding sequence ATGCAGACTTTCCTGCCCTATCCCGATTTCCGGGCCTCGGCCCTGGCCCTGGACCAACGCCGGCTCGGCAAACAGCGGGTCGAGGCCTTGCAGGTCCTGCGCGGCCTCGTCGTGCCGGGCTACGGATGGCGCCATCATCCGGCGGTGCGGATGTGGACCGGATACGAGGAGGCGCTGGTCCGGTACGGCCTGGAGGTCTGCAAGGTGTGGTGTGAACAGGGCCACCAGGACAGTTGCGCGGCCACACTCGTCGCCGACCTGTTCGCGTTCCGCCCCGGTGCCTCGGTACGCGACCAGGCGCTGCTGGCGGACGCCGGCCGACTGCCGTCCTGGCTCGGTGACGACGCCTTCCACCGCAGCCACCGCTCGGCGCTGGTACGCAAGGACCCGGCCACGTACGCACCGCTCTTCCCCGGCGTACCGGACGACCTGCCCTACGTCTGGCCCGGACCGGACCGGACAGGGGAGCCGCTCTCCGAGGCGTGA
- a CDS encoding glutathione peroxidase → MTTETTDTHGSSPLDVEIAALKGGPADLSQYAGQAVLVVNVASKCGLTPQYNGLERLQEQYAGRGFTVLGVPCNQFLGQEPGSAEEIAEFCSATYGVTFPLTEKVEVNGEGRHPLYDRLAGFADAEGHSGDIRWNFEKFLIGRDGEVVARFSPQTEPESAEVVAAIEAQLAA, encoded by the coding sequence ATGACGACTGAGACGACTGACACGCACGGTTCCTCTCCCCTCGATGTCGAGATCGCCGCCCTCAAGGGCGGTCCCGCCGACCTCTCCCAGTACGCCGGCCAGGCCGTCCTGGTCGTGAACGTGGCCTCCAAGTGCGGGCTGACCCCGCAGTACAACGGGCTGGAGCGGTTGCAGGAGCAGTACGCCGGGCGCGGGTTCACGGTGCTCGGGGTGCCGTGCAACCAGTTCCTCGGGCAGGAGCCCGGCAGCGCCGAGGAGATCGCCGAGTTCTGCTCGGCGACGTACGGCGTCACCTTCCCGCTGACCGAGAAGGTCGAGGTCAACGGAGAGGGCCGGCATCCGCTCTACGACCGGCTGGCCGGCTTCGCCGACGCCGAGGGGCACAGCGGGGACATCCGCTGGAACTTCGAGAAGTTCCTGATCGGCCGGGACGGCGAGGTCGTCGCCCGTTTCTCGCCGCAGACCGAGCCGGAGTCGGCGGAGGTCGTGGCCGCCATCGAGGCGCAGCTCGCCGCCTGA
- a CDS encoding DUF4383 domain-containing protein codes for MTAHTRHSTRTSRTPVQQAAMAVGAVFLLVGVLGFIPGVTTNYSEMEFASHESGAELLGIFQVSILHNLVHLAFGVAGLALARTASGAYAYLLGGGAIYLVLWIYGLAVSHGSDANFVPVNTADDWLHFFLGIAMIGLALLLSRRGARR; via the coding sequence ATGACCGCACACACGCGCCACTCGACCCGTACTTCCCGCACCCCCGTGCAGCAGGCCGCCATGGCGGTGGGAGCCGTGTTCCTTCTCGTGGGTGTCCTGGGTTTCATCCCCGGCGTCACCACGAATTACAGCGAGATGGAATTCGCCTCGCACGAGTCGGGCGCCGAGCTGCTGGGCATTTTCCAGGTCTCCATCCTGCACAATCTCGTCCACCTGGCCTTCGGCGTCGCCGGTCTGGCGCTCGCCCGGACGGCTTCCGGAGCGTATGCCTACCTTCTGGGTGGTGGTGCCATCTACCTGGTCCTCTGGATCTACGGTCTGGCCGTCAGCCACGGCAGTGACGCGAACTTCGTCCCCGTCAACACCGCCGACGACTGGCTGCACTTCTTCCTGGGCATCGCGATGATCGGTCTCGCCCTTCTGCTGAGCCGACGCGGTGCCCGGCGCTGA
- a CDS encoding helix-turn-helix transcriptional regulator, with the protein MASNVNPTVRRRRLGQELRRLRELKGMTAEEVAERLLVSQSKISRLENGRRSISQRDVRDLCGVYEVEDQRVVESLMQMAKDSRQQGWWHAFGDIPYSVYIGLETDAESLRVYEPQIITGLLQTRAYAEAIIRGGSPETSDTEIDKRVQVRLRRQDRIATEGEPLRLWVVLDEAALRRVVGSRQVMREQLEHLAEMSQRPHITVQVLPFEVGAHPGINGQYSILEFADAADSSVVYIEGVTSDLYLEKAHDVQKYTVMYEHLRAQALNVDQSTRLIEDVAKEYAREYAP; encoded by the coding sequence GTGGCGTCCAATGTCAATCCCACCGTCAGGCGGCGCCGGCTGGGCCAGGAGCTGCGCCGGCTCCGCGAGCTCAAAGGCATGACGGCCGAGGAGGTCGCCGAGCGACTGCTGGTGTCGCAGTCGAAGATCAGCCGTCTGGAGAACGGGCGGCGCAGCATCAGCCAGCGTGACGTCCGCGATCTGTGCGGGGTCTACGAGGTCGAGGACCAGCGCGTCGTCGAGTCGCTGATGCAGATGGCCAAGGACTCCCGGCAGCAGGGCTGGTGGCACGCCTTCGGGGACATCCCGTACAGCGTCTACATCGGCCTGGAGACGGACGCGGAGTCGCTGAGGGTCTACGAACCCCAGATCATCACGGGCCTGTTGCAGACCCGCGCCTACGCCGAGGCCATCATCAGGGGCGGTTCGCCGGAGACCTCGGACACCGAGATCGACAAGCGGGTGCAGGTCCGGCTGCGGCGGCAGGATCGTATCGCCACAGAGGGGGAGCCGCTCAGGCTCTGGGTGGTCCTGGACGAGGCGGCGTTGCGCCGGGTCGTGGGGAGCCGTCAGGTGATGCGCGAACAGCTGGAGCACCTCGCCGAGATGTCCCAGCGGCCGCACATCACCGTGCAGGTGCTGCCCTTCGAGGTGGGGGCGCATCCCGGTATCAACGGCCAGTACTCGATCCTGGAGTTCGCGGACGCCGCCGACTCCAGCGTGGTGTACATCGAGGGCGTCACCAGTGACCTCTACCTGGAGAAGGCGCACGACGTGCAGAAGTACACCGTGATGTACGAGCACTTGAGGGCGCAGGCGCTGAACGTCGACCAGTCGACCCGGCTCATCGAGGACGTGGCGAAGGAGTACGCCCGGGAGTACGCCCCCTGA
- a CDS encoding polysaccharide deacetylase family protein, translating into MSTRPRLSTRSLRSLGTGLAVVAMAAASTLAGHTAHAAPARAAACDGYVGLTFDDGPSGSTTSLLGALRQNGLRATMFNQGQYAAANPSQVRAQVDAGMWVANHSYTHPHLTQLSQAQIDSEISRTQQAIAGAGGGTPRLFRPPYGETNATVRSVAARYGLTEIIWDVDSQDWNGASTDAIVRAAGRLTNGQIMLMHDWSANTLAAIPRIAQGLAARGLCAGMISPQTGRAVAPDGGGTGGGGGGSGCTATLSAGQQWSDRYNLNVSVSGSSNWTVTMNVPSPAKVLSTWNTTAGYPSAQVLTAKPNGSGDTFGVTIQPNGNWTWPTVSCAAS; encoded by the coding sequence ATGAGCACCAGACCACGTCTCTCGACCCGTTCTTTACGCTCCCTCGGCACGGGGCTGGCCGTCGTCGCGATGGCCGCCGCGAGCACGCTCGCCGGGCACACCGCCCATGCCGCCCCGGCTCGGGCCGCCGCCTGCGACGGATACGTCGGGCTCACCTTCGACGACGGCCCTTCCGGCAGCACGACGAGCCTGCTCGGCGCGCTCCGGCAGAACGGGCTGCGGGCCACGATGTTCAACCAGGGCCAGTACGCCGCCGCCAACCCGTCCCAGGTGCGGGCCCAGGTCGACGCCGGCATGTGGGTCGCCAACCACAGCTACACCCATCCACATCTGACCCAGCTCAGCCAGGCGCAGATCGACTCGGAGATCTCCCGGACCCAGCAGGCCATCGCCGGCGCGGGCGGCGGCACTCCCCGGCTGTTCCGGCCGCCCTACGGCGAGACCAACGCGACGGTGAGGTCGGTCGCGGCCAGGTACGGCCTGACCGAGATCATCTGGGACGTCGACTCCCAGGACTGGAACGGTGCCAGTACCGACGCGATCGTGCGGGCCGCCGGCCGGCTCACCAACGGCCAGATCATGCTCATGCACGACTGGTCCGCCAACACACTCGCCGCGATCCCGCGGATCGCGCAGGGGCTGGCCGCTCGCGGTCTGTGCGCCGGCATGATCTCACCGCAGACCGGCCGCGCCGTGGCCCCCGACGGTGGTGGTACCGGTGGCGGAGGCGGCGGCAGTGGCTGTACGGCCACCCTGTCCGCGGGGCAGCAGTGGAGCGACCGGTACAACCTCAACGTCTCGGTCTCCGGCTCCAGCAACTGGACCGTGACCATGAACGTCCCCTCCCCCGCCAAGGTCCTCTCCACCTGGAACACCACCGCCGGCTACCCCAGCGCCCAGGTACTCACCGCCAAACCCAACGGCAGCGGCGACACCTTCGGCGTCACCATCCAGCCCAACGGCAACTGGACCTGGCCCACCGTCTCCTGCGCCGCGAGCTGA
- a CDS encoding winged helix-turn-helix domain-containing protein, with protein sequence MGWWQVNADTLAASRFVLSPLAETFACLQLLHRGVPAHPGEREWLRAHLPAYGRRLAADPVTARLVRAGLGRDWIADFLMPTPADRETFEEGVERVRAACPRDARANLRMSLAGPVPAELDRDDLPERAAGLLEYVWARTVRPDWDRRRRVLEADVVARTAQVSRGGWAAVLDALRPGRTRWLGENRLQVNPHEYPPREISGAELVFVPVTPRSGWVSWEEPGRYAVIYACAGALADPGGRTVPASLGALLGPARAGVLVLLGSPLSTSQLVAVTRQGLGSVGRHLRVLLDAGLVERRRAGRSVLYSRTAAGEVLVEAAGAGAAGPERAEAWGAS encoded by the coding sequence GTGGGCTGGTGGCAGGTCAACGCCGACACGCTCGCCGCCAGCCGGTTCGTGCTCTCCCCGCTGGCCGAGACCTTCGCCTGTCTCCAGCTGCTGCACAGGGGAGTGCCCGCGCATCCCGGTGAGCGGGAGTGGCTGCGCGCACATCTGCCCGCGTACGGCAGGCGGCTGGCGGCCGACCCGGTGACCGCGCGGCTCGTCCGCGCGGGGCTCGGCCGGGACTGGATCGCCGACTTCCTCATGCCCACCCCCGCGGACCGCGAGACCTTCGAGGAGGGGGTGGAGCGGGTGCGGGCCGCCTGCCCCCGGGACGCCCGCGCGAACCTGCGGATGTCCCTCGCCGGCCCGGTCCCCGCCGAACTGGACCGCGACGATCTCCCGGAGCGGGCGGCCGGCCTGCTGGAGTACGTGTGGGCCCGGACCGTACGACCGGACTGGGACCGGCGCCGGCGGGTGCTGGAGGCGGATGTGGTCGCCCGGACCGCGCAGGTGAGCCGTGGGGGCTGGGCGGCGGTGCTGGACGCGCTGCGGCCGGGGCGCACGCGCTGGCTCGGTGAGAACCGGCTTCAGGTGAACCCGCACGAGTATCCGCCCCGCGAGATCTCCGGCGCCGAACTCGTCTTCGTGCCGGTCACTCCCAGGTCCGGCTGGGTCTCCTGGGAGGAGCCCGGCCGGTACGCGGTGATCTACGCCTGCGCCGGCGCGCTCGCCGATCCCGGCGGGCGGACGGTGCCCGCGAGTCTGGGCGCGCTGCTCGGGCCCGCGCGGGCCGGCGTGCTGGTCCTCCTCGGCTCCCCGCTCAGCACCAGCCAGCTCGTCGCCGTGACCCGGCAGGGGCTCGGGTCGGTCGGACGGCACCTGCGGGTGCTGCTGGACGCGGGACTGGTGGAACGGAGGCGGGCGGGCCGCTCGGTGCTGTACTCGCGTACGGCGGCGGGCGAAGTCCTGGTGGAGGCGGCGGGGGCCGGGGCGGCTGGGCCGGAGCGGGCGGAGGCTTGGGGGGCCTCATGA
- the chvE gene encoding multiple monosaccharide ABC transporter substrate-binding protein: MLNRRAVLASLAGAVSVALTSSACGKDSEGSSETRSEGGTVGIAMPTRSSERWLTDGKSVVENLKIQGYKTKLVYGDDDPKVQASQIEALVKQGVNALIIAAIDAKSLNGPLQQAADAKIPVISYDRLILGTENVDFYVSFDNEMVGRVQAHHIIKKLGLEDGEGPFNIELFAGSPDDNNTKYFYEGSMALLQPFLESKQLVVPSGQTRLEQMTTLRWDGPTAEKRMRSILAQWYGNRTVDAVLSPYDGISLGVISALNADGYGTDAKPLPVITGQDAELASIKSIIAGEQSQTVYKDVRELARTATEMVDDILSDRVPRVNNRSDYDNGVKNVPAHLLQPQNVDKANYDVLIQDGYYSVGELK, from the coding sequence ATGCTCAACCGAAGAGCCGTCCTCGCCTCCCTCGCCGGAGCCGTCTCCGTCGCTCTCACCTCGTCCGCCTGCGGCAAGGACAGCGAGGGCAGCTCCGAGACCCGCTCCGAGGGCGGAACCGTCGGCATCGCCATGCCGACCCGGTCCTCCGAGCGCTGGCTCACCGACGGCAAGAGCGTCGTCGAGAACCTGAAGATCCAGGGGTACAAGACCAAGCTGGTCTACGGCGACGACGACCCGAAGGTCCAGGCCTCCCAGATCGAGGCCCTGGTCAAGCAGGGCGTCAACGCGCTGATCATCGCGGCCATCGACGCCAAGTCGCTGAACGGCCCGCTCCAGCAGGCCGCCGACGCGAAGATCCCGGTGATCTCCTACGACCGGCTCATCCTCGGCACCGAGAACGTCGACTTCTACGTCTCCTTCGACAACGAGATGGTCGGCCGGGTCCAGGCCCACCACATCATCAAGAAGCTCGGCCTGGAGGACGGCGAGGGCCCGTTCAACATCGAGCTGTTCGCCGGCTCCCCCGACGACAACAACACCAAGTACTTCTACGAAGGCTCGATGGCGCTCCTTCAGCCGTTCCTGGAGAGCAAGCAGTTGGTCGTCCCGTCCGGCCAGACCCGGCTCGAACAGATGACCACCCTGCGCTGGGACGGGCCCACCGCGGAGAAGCGCATGCGGAGCATCCTCGCCCAGTGGTACGGCAACAGGACGGTCGACGCGGTCCTGTCGCCGTACGACGGCATCTCCCTCGGCGTCATATCCGCGCTGAACGCGGACGGCTACGGCACCGACGCCAAGCCGCTCCCCGTCATCACCGGCCAGGACGCCGAGCTGGCCTCGATCAAGTCGATCATCGCGGGCGAGCAGTCGCAGACCGTCTACAAGGACGTCCGCGAACTCGCCAGGACCGCCACGGAGATGGTCGACGACATTCTCAGCGACAGAGTGCCGAGGGTGAACAACAGGAGCGACTACGACAACGGCGTCAAGAACGTCCCCGCCCACCTGCTCCAGCCGCAGAACGTCGACAAGGCCAACTACGACGTCCTGATCCAGGACGGCTACTACAGCGTGGGCGAGCTCAAGTAA
- a CDS encoding ice-binding family protein, producing the protein MKLKIPQAADRRSLSGVLVSALAATVAAVMVALTPTQALAIATPVPLGTAASFSVLAGQGVTNTGPSVLSQDLGTHPNPSITGFPPGQVLGSVHAADAVALQAKSDLVTAYNNAAGQATDFALGAAIGNGQTLLPGVHTAVSGVGLTGDLTLDAGGNPNAVWVFQIPEALTTASSSRVLLTNGASACNVFWQIGSSATLGTNSTFVGTIMALTSITVTTGTNIEGRALARNGSVTLDDNRIFLGGCATGTTNGTTAGTTAGGGLLGGGLITGGVLGGPILSPGATAGNTAGNISGNTAGNTAGNIAGNTTSGATSGNTAGNITSGATAGGNGGGHDDAPGRPDHDGRPGRPDHGGEPGGPDHDGRPGRPDHGGEPGGPDHGGKGDHGKGDHAQNGHGKQPDENYGYDDLPKGYAGDHHSMSHED; encoded by the coding sequence ATGAAGCTGAAGATCCCCCAAGCGGCTGACCGTCGTTCTTTGTCCGGTGTTCTGGTCTCGGCGCTTGCCGCGACCGTCGCCGCCGTGATGGTCGCCCTGACGCCGACGCAGGCACTGGCCATCGCCACGCCGGTGCCTCTGGGCACGGCCGCGAGTTTCTCCGTTCTGGCGGGTCAGGGCGTGACCAATACCGGCCCCTCGGTGCTCAGCCAGGACCTCGGAACGCACCCGAACCCGTCCATCACCGGATTCCCGCCCGGTCAGGTGCTCGGCTCCGTGCACGCGGCCGACGCCGTCGCGCTCCAGGCCAAGTCCGACCTGGTCACGGCGTACAACAACGCGGCCGGTCAGGCCACGGACTTCGCACTCGGGGCGGCGATCGGCAACGGCCAGACGCTGCTCCCGGGCGTCCACACCGCTGTGTCCGGTGTCGGACTCACCGGCGACCTGACCCTGGACGCCGGGGGAAACCCGAACGCCGTCTGGGTGTTCCAGATCCCCGAGGCCCTGACGACCGCTTCCTCCAGCCGAGTGCTCCTCACGAACGGGGCTTCGGCGTGCAACGTCTTCTGGCAGATCGGGAGTTCGGCCACGCTCGGCACCAACTCCACGTTCGTGGGCACCATCATGGCTCTGACCTCGATCACCGTGACGACGGGGACCAACATCGAGGGGCGGGCGCTGGCGCGTAACGGCTCCGTGACGCTCGACGACAACCGCATCTTCCTCGGCGGGTGCGCCACCGGCACCACGAACGGAACCACCGCGGGCACGACCGCCGGTGGCGGCCTCCTCGGCGGCGGCCTGATCACCGGTGGCGTCCTGGGCGGGCCGATCCTCTCGCCCGGTGCCACCGCGGGCAACACCGCCGGCAACATCTCCGGGAACACCGCCGGGAACACCGCGGGCAACATCGCCGGGAACACCACCTCCGGGGCCACCTCGGGCAACACGGCCGGGAACATCACCTCCGGGGCCACCGCAGGCGGCAACGGCGGCGGACACGACGACGCGCCGGGCCGGCCGGACCATGACGGCAGGCCGGGAAGGCCGGACCACGGCGGTGAGCCCGGAGGCCCGGACCACGACGGCAGGCCGGGAAGGCCGGACCACGGCGGTGAGCCCGGAGGCCCGGACCACGGGGGCAAGGGCGATCACGGCAAGGGCGACCACGCCCAGAACGGCCACGGCAAGCAGCCCGACGAGAACTACGGCTACGACGACCTGCCCAAGGGCTACGCGGGCGACCACCACTCCATGAGCCACGAGGACTAG